In one window of Deltaproteobacteria bacterium DNA:
- a CDS encoding TIGR04551 family protein: MLRSLCLAAALSIAAGGAFAQTAPAETPPARKAKPKRPPKNPSAGQSQAPATSTKTGEQGTAAAPSSSAATSTAPATAPAAAGASTVQTPRTFDQEEFRRQVMEEVRRELQKTKDEVKQETAWVEQDSQARVQDSEAVESLKQRVNLFQPHGYLRMRGEFFNNMRLGRGADPAGNFLFPGPFIGTGNNSQSDANFRFRFEPTLAVSEDLSIYFQADILDNILLGSSPATDAYLDPFTPLSLLANRRGAGTVNVKRVWGRVNTQLGELLFGRMGYHWGLGILHNDGNCLDCDYGDTYDRIAFAPREFKGHHLSVMFDILDKGAMTTGDKGELGRSVDLDTLDDGYRLALEVTRVDTQEEIKRKLAANQWVINYGLVLDYRTQVWDTPVSATDSTGTLRSRVVERRAKIYQPDAFFSLKRKKWRLDAEVAFNLGTVGTHQQSEFDTGTVTQEVAQELKRGLNIFQVGGALQTDVALLSADALLFGLEWGGASGDKGAYGFGARPWRQGSGAAQPAAPGQQPTRAAGAGDIDGSHLDFSSPTGGHARINNFVFNRSFNVDMILFRNLITSVTSAWYVKPSMRYRPTGRKTGGGDDTGFELILSTMYAQAWYAENTPGLAKPLGLELNVGITYDTSDRFHAGLAYGILLPFDGLRNVAANQSGSAAHAVRLLLAIPF; this comes from the coding sequence ATGCTTCGCTCGCTCTGCCTCGCCGCAGCTCTCAGCATCGCCGCGGGCGGCGCCTTCGCCCAGACCGCTCCTGCGGAGACCCCTCCGGCGCGCAAGGCGAAGCCCAAGCGGCCTCCCAAGAACCCGTCCGCCGGCCAGTCGCAGGCGCCAGCCACCTCGACGAAGACGGGAGAGCAGGGGACCGCGGCTGCTCCGTCTTCGAGCGCGGCCACCTCGACGGCGCCAGCCACCGCGCCCGCTGCGGCCGGAGCCAGCACGGTGCAGACTCCGCGCACGTTCGATCAGGAGGAGTTCCGCCGGCAGGTGATGGAGGAGGTCCGCCGCGAGCTGCAGAAGACCAAAGACGAGGTGAAGCAGGAAACGGCCTGGGTCGAGCAGGACTCGCAGGCGCGGGTGCAGGACAGCGAAGCGGTCGAATCGCTCAAGCAGCGGGTGAACCTGTTCCAGCCGCACGGCTATCTGCGGATGCGCGGCGAGTTCTTCAACAACATGCGCCTCGGCCGTGGCGCCGATCCGGCGGGCAACTTTCTCTTCCCCGGTCCGTTCATCGGCACCGGCAACAACAGCCAGTCGGACGCGAACTTCCGCTTCCGTTTCGAGCCCACGCTCGCCGTCAGCGAGGATCTCTCCATCTATTTCCAGGCGGACATCCTCGACAACATCCTCCTCGGAAGCAGCCCGGCGACGGACGCGTATCTCGATCCCTTCACGCCGCTCTCGCTGCTGGCGAACCGGCGCGGAGCGGGCACCGTCAACGTCAAGCGCGTCTGGGGTCGGGTGAACACACAGCTCGGCGAGTTGCTCTTCGGCCGCATGGGCTACCACTGGGGCCTCGGGATCCTGCACAACGACGGCAATTGCCTCGACTGCGACTACGGGGACACCTACGACCGGATCGCGTTCGCGCCGCGCGAGTTCAAGGGCCACCACCTGTCGGTGATGTTCGACATCCTCGACAAGGGCGCGATGACCACCGGCGACAAGGGCGAGCTGGGGCGCAGCGTGGATTTGGACACGCTCGACGACGGGTACCGGCTGGCGCTCGAGGTGACGCGCGTCGATACCCAGGAGGAGATCAAACGGAAGCTCGCCGCGAATCAGTGGGTGATCAACTACGGGCTCGTCCTCGACTACCGCACGCAGGTCTGGGACACGCCGGTGAGCGCCACCGACTCTACCGGAACGCTGCGCTCGCGCGTCGTCGAGCGGCGGGCGAAGATCTACCAGCCCGACGCGTTCTTCTCGCTCAAGCGCAAGAAGTGGCGGCTCGACGCCGAGGTGGCCTTCAACCTGGGGACCGTCGGCACGCACCAGCAGTCGGAGTTCGACACCGGCACCGTCACGCAGGAGGTCGCGCAGGAGCTCAAGCGCGGCCTCAACATCTTCCAGGTGGGCGGAGCGCTCCAGACCGATGTCGCATTGCTCTCGGCGGATGCGCTCCTGTTCGGGCTCGAGTGGGGCGGAGCTTCCGGCGACAAGGGGGCCTACGGGTTCGGAGCGCGGCCCTGGCGGCAGGGGTCCGGGGCCGCGCAGCCGGCGGCTCCCGGCCAGCAGCCCACGCGCGCGGCAGGAGCAGGCGACATCGACGGCAGCCACCTCGATTTCTCCAGCCCGACCGGCGGCCACGCGCGGATCAACAACTTCGTCTTCAATCGCTCCTTCAACGTCGACATGATCCTGTTCCGCAACCTGATCACGTCGGTGACCAGCGCCTGGTACGTCAAGCCTTCCATGCGTTACAGGCCCACCGGCCGCAAGACGGGTGGCGGGGACGACACCGGGTTCGAGCTGATCCTCTCCACGATGTACGCGCAGGCCTGGTACGCGGAGAACACACCGGGTCTGGCCAAACCGCTGGGCCTCGAGCTGAATGTCGGGATCACGTACGACACGTCGGACCGTTTCCACGCCGGCCTGGCGTACGGCATCCTCCTGCCCTTCGACGGCCTCCGGAACGTGGCGGCGAACCAGAGCGGTTCCGCCGCGCACGCGGTCCGGCTGCTGCTCGCCATTCCCTTCTGA